The following proteins are encoded in a genomic region of Desulfosporosinus youngiae DSM 17734:
- a CDS encoding Rpn family recombination-promoting nuclease/putative transposase produces the protein MNLIHKPHDKFFKETLSDLRTTQDFLQNYLPQELLEFMDLETVTLHKDSFIEKELEETFSDLLFQTKINHKDSYLYLLFEHKSYPSPKVALQLLKYMLNIWELKTAGRPAAKLPVIIPLVVYHGQARWNSPLKLSGLIEDYEQLPLAVANCLPDFSYLLYNISAYSNADIKGSMKLQIFLKLLRDIFEEDYGVFLKTLQESLRALDELEKQDKESEYFETFIRYIMNARNDLEFQTVYDLAKEISLERSEVLMTIAEKLITEGMERGLEEGMEKGKLEVAENLLRLGMEVDMIIKATGLAEDEIRKLMN, from the coding sequence TTGAACCTTATCCATAAACCCCATGACAAGTTTTTTAAAGAGACCCTCAGTGATCTTCGGACGACTCAGGATTTTTTGCAAAACTATCTGCCCCAGGAACTTCTGGAATTCATGGACTTGGAGACTGTTACCCTGCATAAGGACAGCTTTATTGAAAAAGAGTTGGAAGAAACCTTTTCCGACTTGTTATTTCAAACCAAAATCAACCATAAGGACAGTTATCTTTACCTGCTCTTTGAGCACAAAAGCTACCCCTCGCCCAAGGTTGCCCTTCAATTGTTAAAATACATGCTGAACATTTGGGAATTAAAAACAGCGGGTCGGCCCGCGGCCAAACTGCCCGTCATCATCCCCCTGGTAGTCTATCACGGTCAAGCACGCTGGAACAGCCCGTTGAAACTCTCGGGTCTGATTGAGGATTATGAGCAGCTGCCCCTAGCCGTTGCCAACTGCCTGCCGGATTTTTCTTATCTGCTCTATAATATCTCCGCCTACAGCAACGCCGACATCAAGGGCAGCATGAAGCTGCAAATCTTTCTGAAATTATTGCGAGATATCTTTGAAGAAGATTACGGGGTATTTCTGAAGACTTTACAAGAATCCCTTCGGGCCCTGGATGAGCTGGAAAAGCAAGACAAGGAGTCGGAGTACTTCGAGACGTTTATCCGATATATTATGAATGCCAGAAATGACTTGGAATTTCAAACGGTCTACGATCTGGCCAAAGAGATTTCTTTGGAAAGGAGTGAAGTCCTTATGACTATTGCCGAAAAGCTGATCACAGAAGGCATGGAGAGGGGCCTGGAGGAAGGCATGGAAAAGGGCAAGCTGGAAGTGGCGGAGAATTTGCTGAGGCTGGGTATGGAAGTAGACATGATTATCAAGGCGACAGGACTGGCTGAGGATGAAATCAGAAAACTAATGAATTAA
- a CDS encoding methyl-accepting chemotaxis protein codes for MKALRNLRVGAKIIALVMLMAAFLSVVGYTGYYNNLKSNDTISTLYNDKLRSISLLKEARATNRNIQGISYRLLTAPLTQTEYLDLKNEMDGLITQFNESWTNYKQANPDTYEQDMFPTFESELEQYRTEREKALAIASAGNEEEGFRYFTSEVTPHMEKLNSILLEISDYNDRTSKEMMDRANEDFKSSTRATIIVLAGAVVLAIAVGTFIGRLISVPLNKVVANVNEIARGNLTIEAVKLNTKDEIGILAQAVNQMTANLKDLIKHVSVSAEQVASSSEELSASSEQQALATSQVATAIADVAAGTEKQSIAIDETSMAIEQISAAIQQVAATSSEVAEQASNTSLAAQDGQKVIDQAIKQMNRIGHATDVTQGVVDKLAQGSRMIGEITDVISDIASQTNLLALNAAIEAARAGEQGRGFAVVAEEVRKLAEQSSKAANQIAELINENQVNINNAVTAMQAGNQDVKHGIDMVSSVGVTFEEIAGSINQSVNSIQEVSASVEEMASGSQQIVNAINQIDTISKQNLSQSQTVSAATEEQSASVEQISASSQGLAKMAQDLQLAVSKFSV; via the coding sequence ATGAAAGCTTTACGCAATCTCAGGGTAGGAGCCAAAATAATTGCTCTTGTGATGTTAATGGCAGCCTTTCTTTCCGTGGTGGGTTACACTGGATATTACAATAATCTGAAGTCCAATGATACTATTAGTACATTGTACAACGACAAACTCAGATCCATATCTTTGCTTAAAGAAGCCCGAGCAACTAACCGCAATATTCAAGGCATCTCTTATCGGTTACTGACAGCCCCTCTCACTCAAACTGAATACCTCGATCTGAAAAACGAGATGGACGGTTTAATTACTCAATTCAATGAAAGCTGGACCAATTACAAGCAGGCTAATCCAGATACTTATGAACAGGATATGTTCCCAACCTTTGAGTCAGAGTTGGAACAATATCGGACTGAGCGAGAAAAGGCGCTGGCCATTGCCTCAGCAGGGAATGAGGAGGAAGGATTCAGGTATTTTACAAGCGAAGTCACCCCCCATATGGAGAAGCTTAACTCCATCCTGCTGGAAATATCCGATTACAACGATCGGACATCCAAAGAGATGATGGATCGGGCCAATGAAGATTTTAAAAGCTCTACTCGGGCCACTATCATCGTCTTAGCCGGCGCAGTAGTGTTGGCAATCGCCGTTGGCACGTTCATAGGCAGACTTATTTCAGTACCGTTAAATAAAGTCGTGGCCAATGTCAATGAGATCGCCCGGGGCAATCTTACCATTGAAGCGGTTAAGCTGAACACGAAGGATGAAATCGGGATTTTGGCCCAAGCGGTAAACCAAATGACTGCTAATCTTAAAGACCTGATCAAACATGTCAGTGTCTCGGCTGAACAAGTGGCTTCTTCCTCAGAAGAACTCTCGGCAAGCTCTGAGCAGCAGGCACTTGCCACAAGCCAGGTTGCTACAGCCATTGCTGATGTAGCTGCTGGAACGGAAAAACAATCCATCGCCATTGACGAAACTTCTATGGCCATTGAACAGATATCTGCAGCGATTCAGCAAGTGGCCGCCACCAGCAGCGAGGTGGCCGAACAAGCCAGCAATACTTCCCTGGCGGCCCAAGATGGTCAGAAGGTCATTGACCAAGCCATAAAACAAATGAATAGAATTGGTCATGCTACAGACGTCACTCAAGGCGTCGTTGACAAACTAGCGCAGGGCTCCAGAATGATTGGCGAGATAACGGATGTGATATCCGACATTGCCTCTCAGACTAATTTACTGGCGCTTAATGCCGCAATCGAGGCCGCCCGTGCCGGCGAGCAGGGCCGCGGTTTTGCAGTTGTTGCTGAAGAAGTAAGAAAGCTGGCCGAACAATCCTCCAAGGCGGCAAACCAAATTGCGGAGTTAATCAACGAAAATCAAGTCAATATCAATAACGCCGTAACCGCCATGCAGGCTGGAAACCAGGATGTGAAGCATGGCATCGATATGGTCTCTTCTGTCGGTGTGACTTTTGAGGAAATTGCCGGCTCAATCAACCAATCCGTCAACAGCATCCAGGAAGTATCCGCCAGTGTCGAGGAAATGGCCAGCGGAAGTCAACAGATCGTTAATGCCATCAACCAGATTGACACGATCAGCAAACAAAATCTTAGCCAAAGCCAGACCGTTTCAGCGGCCACTGAAGAACAAAGTGCTTCAGTAGAACAGATCTCTGCTTCCAGTCAGGGCTTAGCGAAAATGGCCCAGGATCTTCAGCTTGCTGTGAGCAAGTTCAGCGTCTAG
- a CDS encoding iron-containing alcohol dehydrogenase: MSFQMYVPTRILFGQGQLDNLRNQQMPGKKALIVISDGKSSKTNGSLSKTQEQLKQAGVEWTVFDRIMANPLKSTVMDGAACARENNCDFIVALGGGSVMDASKAIAAMATNDGDLWDYIFGGTGKGKPLTNEPLPIIAITTTAGTGSEVDQYGVISNKETHEKIGFGGSDSLFPKIAIVDPELMKTVPPKFTALQGFDALFHSVECYISTAANLMSDMYALTAIENIGRYLARAVKDGSDREAREHVAFANTLSGVVMTISVCTSEHSLEHAMSAYHQDLPHGAGLIMISKAYFTHFIETRACDERFVRMAQVLGVEDAAEPLDFITALVKLQEECGVADLKMSDYGIRPDEFMTMAQNARATMGGLFTVDRVPLSDEDCAAIFEKSYR, from the coding sequence ATGAGTTTTCAAATGTATGTACCGACAAGAATTCTATTTGGTCAAGGTCAGTTGGATAATTTACGCAACCAACAGATGCCGGGGAAAAAGGCGTTGATTGTCATTTCCGATGGCAAGTCCTCAAAAACCAACGGCTCCCTTAGCAAAACACAAGAGCAGCTAAAACAAGCCGGTGTAGAGTGGACAGTCTTTGACCGCATTATGGCAAACCCCTTGAAGTCTACGGTTATGGATGGAGCTGCCTGTGCGCGTGAAAATAACTGTGATTTTATCGTTGCCCTTGGTGGCGGCAGTGTGATGGACGCATCCAAGGCAATCGCAGCGATGGCGACCAATGACGGCGATCTGTGGGATTATATCTTCGGAGGAACCGGCAAGGGGAAACCGCTGACCAATGAACCGCTCCCGATCATTGCAATTACTACCACGGCAGGCACCGGCAGTGAGGTTGACCAGTACGGTGTCATCTCCAATAAAGAAACCCATGAAAAAATCGGCTTTGGCGGGTCTGACTCCCTGTTCCCGAAAATTGCAATTGTCGATCCTGAGCTTATGAAAACTGTGCCGCCTAAGTTTACCGCATTACAGGGCTTTGACGCCCTGTTCCACAGCGTCGAATGTTATATTTCGACTGCGGCCAATCTGATGAGTGATATGTATGCACTCACTGCTATTGAGAATATCGGCAGGTATCTTGCCCGTGCGGTCAAGGATGGCTCCGATAGGGAAGCAAGAGAACATGTTGCCTTTGCCAACACCCTATCCGGAGTTGTGATGACTATCAGCGTCTGCACCAGTGAGCATTCTCTGGAGCATGCCATGAGTGCTTATCATCAAGATCTGCCTCACGGTGCAGGGCTGATTATGATTTCAAAGGCATATTTTACCCACTTCATTGAAACCCGGGCCTGTGATGAGCGCTTTGTACGAATGGCACAGGTTCTTGGCGTGGAGGATGCAGCGGAGCCTCTGGATTTCATTACTGCCCTTGTAAAATTGCAAGAAGAATGCGGCGTTGCCGATTTAAAAATGTCCGATTACGGTATTCGCCCAGATGAATTCATGACGATGGCACAGAATGCCCGTGCGACTATGGGCGGGTTGTTTACCGTTGACCGTGTGCCTCTGTCCGACGAGGATTGCGCGGCAATTTTTGAAAAATCATACCGGTAA
- a CDS encoding HD domain-containing protein, whose protein sequence is MDQVIQQMKEIFKEIPFGIEHTLKVLKNAEEIMAGENVSDKARELISIAAILHDIGAVEAQRKYGSIEGVYQEKEGPAVARRILEKEELDSKDIERICYIIGNHHTPSKIDGLDFQIQWEADLLENLTVIDKQKEQQKLKKCIEENFKTASGKKIAYERFILD, encoded by the coding sequence ATGGATCAAGTAATACAGCAAATGAAAGAGATCTTTAAAGAAATTCCTTTTGGAATTGAACATACGCTTAAAGTGCTTAAAAATGCTGAAGAAATAATGGCTGGAGAAAATGTCAGTGACAAAGCAAGGGAATTAATATCAATAGCGGCCATACTTCACGATATCGGTGCAGTAGAGGCCCAACGTAAATATGGTTCAATAGAGGGCGTTTATCAAGAAAAAGAAGGTCCGGCGGTTGCAAGAAGAATATTGGAAAAAGAAGAATTGGATTCAAAGGATATAGAAAGAATTTGTTATATTATTGGTAACCATCATACTCCTTCCAAAATTGATGGTCTTGATTTTCAAATACAATGGGAAGCAGATTTGCTGGAAAATTTAACAGTTATAGATAAACAAAAGGAACAACAGAAACTAAAAAAATGCATAGAAGAAAACTTTAAAACAGCTTCAGGAAAAAAGATTGCTTACGAACGTTTTATTTTAGATTAG
- a CDS encoding MerR family transcriptional regulator, whose product MLYTVGEMAKKLGVAPSTLRYYDKEGLLPFLERSGGGIRVFRDEDFEYLSTIECLKKTGMTIRDIRVFIGWCLEGDDTIGQRLALVDRQREAVLAQMEQMKETLAMLDYKHWYYETAEKAGTCAVHAAMKEDEVPKEFRNAREKAKGVPGVE is encoded by the coding sequence ATGCTGTATACAGTTGGTGAAATGGCGAAAAAGTTGGGAGTAGCACCCTCCACACTGCGATATTACGATAAGGAGGGCCTTCTTCCTTTTTTAGAGCGTTCCGGCGGGGGTATCCGCGTGTTCCGGGACGAGGATTTTGAGTACCTCTCCACCATTGAGTGCCTGAAAAAAACCGGCATGACCATAAGGGACATCAGGGTATTCATCGGCTGGTGTCTGGAGGGGGATGATACCATCGGCCAGCGGCTCGCCCTCGTTGACAGACAACGGGAAGCGGTACTTGCCCAGATGGAGCAGATGAAAGAAACGCTGGCTATGCTTGACTATAAGCACTGGTATTATGAAACCGCTGAGAAAGCCGGTACTTGTGCCGTACACGCAGCAATGAAAGAAGATGAAGTGCCAAAGGAATTTCGTAATGCACGGGAAAAGGCGAAGGGGGTCCCAGGCGTCGAGTGA
- a CDS encoding HD-GYP domain-containing protein gives MYYFAFNKSLEPMLFADPNTGRIFDVNQAFLDLLGYSKDEFIVKTVFELGLLPEEDSRFLSIKTKNGSLKSGMASANKLLHNEKTMCLMVFQEQIANGHFTLEEMLTQIISLISKISEFRDPYTSGHQKRTQQLACAIASEMKLSGEGINNLSMAAAIHDIGKIYISTDILNKPGVLTQLEYQMLQTHVEVGNEIIKDFKLPWKIPKIISQHHERLDGSGYPKGLTASQIFLESKILAVADVVEAMNSHRPYRPALGIEAALDEICNFKGEKYDSEVVEHCVRLFKEKDFNFSFSS, from the coding sequence ATGTATTACTTTGCTTTCAACAAATCATTGGAACCAATGTTATTTGCCGATCCCAACACAGGAAGGATTTTCGATGTCAATCAAGCCTTTCTGGATCTGCTGGGTTATTCCAAGGATGAATTCATCGTTAAAACAGTGTTTGAGCTGGGATTATTGCCAGAGGAAGATAGCCGGTTCCTATCGATTAAAACCAAGAACGGCTCCTTAAAATCCGGGATGGCTTCAGCCAATAAATTATTGCATAACGAAAAAACGATGTGCCTTATGGTTTTTCAGGAACAAATCGCGAACGGCCACTTTACCCTTGAAGAAATGCTGACGCAAATCATTAGCCTTATCTCCAAAATCAGCGAATTTCGGGATCCCTATACTTCCGGACACCAAAAAAGGACGCAACAACTAGCTTGCGCCATTGCCTCGGAGATGAAGCTTTCAGGAGAAGGGATCAATAATCTTTCCATGGCTGCTGCAATTCATGATATCGGAAAAATATATATCAGCACCGATATTTTGAACAAACCGGGGGTGCTGACCCAACTTGAGTATCAAATGCTCCAAACCCATGTGGAAGTTGGTAATGAAATTATTAAAGACTTCAAACTGCCTTGGAAAATCCCCAAAATCATCAGCCAGCACCACGAGCGCTTGGATGGCTCAGGCTATCCCAAGGGCCTGACCGCCTCACAGATCTTTCTTGAAAGTAAAATCCTCGCTGTGGCAGATGTTGTCGAAGCTATGAATTCACACCGCCCTTACAGGCCGGCCCTTGGGATAGAGGCTGCCCTTGATGAAATCTGCAATTTTAAAGGTGAAAAATATGATTCTGAAGTCGTTGAGCATTGCGTGAGACTTTTTAAAGAGAAAGACTTTAACTTTAGTTTCAGCAGTTGA
- a CDS encoding chemotaxis protein CheW — protein MQVVVFKLNDQEFAFHIQSVKEIIKLTAITHVPNAQEFVQGIINLRGMVTPIINLSEKFGFKEKPITGHSRIIILNIFENTVGVMVDSVTEVLMFKDEDILAPGDEPLVVETFIDGIGMLADRLLIILKPEEILGGIPQSA, from the coding sequence ATGCAGGTCGTCGTATTTAAACTTAATGATCAGGAGTTCGCTTTCCACATCCAATCGGTAAAAGAAATCATAAAACTAACAGCCATAACCCATGTTCCCAATGCCCAAGAGTTTGTACAAGGAATTATCAATCTTAGAGGAATGGTTACACCGATTATTAACTTATCAGAGAAATTTGGCTTTAAGGAGAAGCCCATTACCGGGCATTCCCGAATCATTATTCTTAACATTTTCGAAAATACGGTTGGGGTTATGGTCGATAGCGTCACTGAAGTCTTGATGTTCAAGGATGAAGATATACTAGCCCCTGGTGATGAACCGCTGGTCGTTGAAACGTTCATTGATGGAATTGGAATGCTGGCCGATCGATTGCTTATTATCTTGAAGCCCGAGGAGATCCTGGGTGGAATACCTCAAAGCGCTTGA
- a CDS encoding response regulator, translating into MKAILIDDDQPMLFILNKMLAKIPRVEVVGEFLSAGDAYHFLKHNSVDLAFVDIKMPGESGLDFAWRSLAEFPGLYVAFLTAYKDYAVEAFEVQAFDYILKPIQLERLERTVSRALHRKASESSSRNTVEHSKVLSVYCLGGMDIRNTNDDFVLINSSKGQELFAYLLIHRERLTSKWRIIEDVFHGMSPQNAETYLNTTIYKLRKVLEQYGKRSAIVVSNESYVMEIKDFYIDFIEFENNVRTLQSMTEANLQEAIKTVNLFAGELFGDKDYQWSLAEKERLWDIYSSFAKKLGRYLFENQNLALALQVFKKLVTKNELDEESHCFLMQVYAAQNDLPSLIRHYERYVQLLQRELAISPSNWTAQLFLSLKKSLL; encoded by the coding sequence ATGAAGGCAATTCTTATCGATGATGATCAACCGATGTTATTTATTCTGAACAAAATGCTGGCCAAGATCCCCAGGGTGGAAGTCGTAGGCGAATTCCTGAGTGCCGGAGATGCTTATCATTTTCTTAAGCATAACTCTGTGGATCTGGCCTTTGTGGACATCAAAATGCCAGGGGAAAGCGGACTTGATTTTGCATGGAGAAGCTTGGCAGAATTCCCGGGCCTCTATGTGGCTTTTTTGACAGCCTATAAAGATTATGCCGTGGAGGCCTTTGAAGTACAGGCATTTGACTATATCCTCAAGCCGATCCAACTGGAAAGGCTTGAAAGGACGGTAAGCCGCGCCCTACACCGCAAAGCTTCAGAGAGTTCATCAAGGAACACAGTTGAACATTCCAAGGTTCTATCTGTCTATTGTTTAGGTGGAATGGATATTAGAAATACCAACGACGATTTTGTGCTTATTAATTCATCCAAAGGACAGGAGTTATTTGCCTATCTTTTAATCCATCGGGAAAGACTGACCTCAAAGTGGAGAATTATAGAGGATGTTTTTCATGGCATGTCACCCCAGAATGCGGAAACCTACCTTAATACAACCATCTATAAGTTACGAAAAGTATTAGAGCAATATGGAAAACGATCGGCCATTGTGGTCTCCAATGAGAGCTATGTCATGGAAATAAAGGATTTCTATATTGATTTCATCGAGTTCGAAAACAACGTGCGTACCTTGCAGAGTATGACCGAGGCTAATCTCCAAGAAGCAATCAAGACAGTTAATTTGTTTGCCGGAGAACTTTTTGGGGATAAGGATTACCAATGGTCTTTAGCTGAAAAAGAGAGATTGTGGGATATCTATTCCAGCTTTGCTAAAAAGCTGGGCCGGTACCTTTTTGAGAATCAGAATTTAGCCTTAGCACTGCAAGTCTTTAAAAAGCTCGTGACTAAAAACGAGCTGGATGAAGAGTCCCACTGCTTTCTGATGCAAGTTTATGCTGCGCAGAACGACCTGCCCTCCCTTATTCGGCATTATGAGCGTTACGTCCAACTCCTGCAGCGGGAGTTGGCAATCTCACCAAGTAATTGGACGGCACAGTTGTTCCTGAGCTTAAAGAAATCCCTTCTGTAA
- a CDS encoding sensor histidine kinase: protein MKFYQLARVSAIDAIQEGIIIVDGQGRVIDHNVAVDRFIYDIIGVKRNVIGKNIAQVLSVWPQWQAACKNGHEDEFEIDVWAWGKARFFRVKVYPLQEYNFRKRGTVSLLTDITKERIRGQEDSGSERTGELVKNELTLLKQQMAMVFSTISDLALLSIVDRNGKYLFYTEAVKAQFVEAAADLTIGSAFRKGLYFSAGGIEMDYCDIPEIKVLSGEKISQCHFVMKRVAGETHLLFNGTPIYDKEGNVTYAIFFTQDITDQILRKRQAQVTQNLIELNMTKDQLIQAVTHDIRNPIATLVSLMELMEEKEHDPDYHNLLTTVSEQLKYTYAMVENVLKWFQKQKERVSLNPSLINLYVNTQKALKLYAKQAEWKGIKVKNRIKANLNVYADRELIEFVLRNLLDNAIKFTAKGGTISIQAHSSATDVIVSVTDTGIGMDTASLRALFKDSALSTRGTEGKKSSGLGLKLCKEFVHSHGGEIWVESELGKGSTFSFSLSTSGKSILAGGEE from the coding sequence GTGAAGTTTTATCAGCTGGCAAGAGTATCAGCAATTGATGCGATTCAGGAAGGGATAATTATTGTTGATGGACAGGGCCGAGTCATCGATCATAATGTTGCCGTAGACAGGTTTATCTACGATATTATCGGTGTGAAGCGCAATGTCATCGGCAAGAACATTGCGCAGGTGCTCTCTGTCTGGCCCCAATGGCAAGCGGCCTGTAAAAATGGGCATGAGGATGAATTTGAGATTGATGTTTGGGCTTGGGGAAAAGCTAGATTCTTCAGGGTAAAAGTGTATCCTCTTCAAGAATATAATTTCCGGAAAAGGGGAACGGTTTCGCTGCTTACGGATATTACGAAGGAAAGAATCCGGGGACAGGAGGACTCTGGTTCAGAAAGGACGGGAGAACTGGTTAAAAATGAGTTGACTCTGCTTAAACAGCAAATGGCGATGGTTTTCAGCACGATATCAGACCTGGCGCTGTTATCCATTGTGGATCGCAACGGCAAATACTTGTTTTATACCGAAGCCGTCAAAGCCCAATTTGTCGAAGCAGCTGCCGACCTTACGATTGGCTCGGCCTTTCGAAAAGGATTGTATTTTTCTGCTGGCGGAATAGAAATGGACTATTGTGATATCCCGGAGATAAAAGTGCTCAGCGGAGAAAAAATATCCCAATGTCACTTTGTGATGAAGAGGGTAGCTGGTGAGACCCATTTATTGTTTAACGGAACGCCTATTTATGATAAAGAAGGAAACGTCACCTATGCTATATTCTTTACCCAGGATATAACGGATCAAATCCTTCGCAAAAGACAGGCTCAGGTGACACAGAATCTGATAGAGCTCAATATGACAAAGGATCAGCTTATTCAGGCGGTTACCCATGATATCCGCAACCCCATCGCAACTCTGGTAAGTCTGATGGAATTGATGGAGGAAAAGGAGCATGACCCTGACTATCACAACCTTTTAACGACAGTGTCAGAACAGCTGAAATATACCTATGCCATGGTCGAAAATGTGTTGAAGTGGTTTCAAAAACAGAAGGAGAGGGTAAGTCTAAACCCTTCCCTGATCAACTTATATGTAAACACCCAAAAAGCCCTCAAGCTTTATGCCAAGCAAGCGGAATGGAAGGGGATAAAGGTTAAAAACAGGATCAAAGCCAATCTGAATGTCTATGCAGACAGGGAGTTGATCGAATTTGTTCTGCGCAATCTCCTGGACAACGCGATAAAATTTACGGCCAAAGGCGGGACAATCTCCATTCAGGCACACTCATCCGCAACCGACGTGATTGTTTCAGTCACTGATACCGGAATAGGGATGGACACAGCAAGTTTAAGAGCCCTATTTAAGGATTCTGCCCTATCGACCCGGGGAACGGAAGGAAAAAAGAGCTCAGGACTGGGACTTAAGCTCTGTAAAGAATTCGTGCATAGTCACGGTGGGGAGATATGGGTTGAAAGTGAATTGGGAAAAGGAAGCACCTTTAGTTTTTCCCTCTCAACATCCGGTAAATCAATTCTTGCAGGGGGTGAAGAATGA
- a CDS encoding KUP/HAK/KT family potassium transporter codes for MNKAATICKERPLTLAGMLVTIGVVYGDIGTSPLYVMRALVEGNGGLASLTNEFVYGSLSLVFWTITLLTTIKYVLITLKADNHGEGGILALYSLIRKRKAWLIVPAMIGAATLLADGILTPAVTVTSAVEGLKGIPAYVNSFGSSQSTVIIITIFILCFLFLLQRTGTEILGRLFGPIMLLWFLMLGILGAAHVLGNLDILKSLSPHYGIQFLFSDHNKAGLAILGSVFLATTGAEALYSDLGHVGRRNIYGTWPFIKVALLLNYFGQGAWLLHAKGNAELQQIIGFNPFFELMPGNFRIVGVLLATLAAIIASQALISGSFTLVSEAIKLDLLPRLKIYYPALSKGQMYIPIVNTLLMLSCIGVVLFFQTSAHMEAAYGLAITVTMLMTTILLFNWLMKKKISRLLSLLVVIIFGTLETAFFIASASKFFHGGFVTVIIAFFILTLMMLWHKATIIEQAVIKEVSLDDYIFKLEKLRKDEHFPLYATNLVYLTSKSKPGKVNNEIIYSILDKRPKRADVYWFINVQVTDEPRTMEYSIENFGTDYIFKIQLHLGFRVEQRVSTYLKQIVTDLMKSHEIKKQFQFYSSSDINRHIGDFCFVLVREELAHDTALPLFKRLILLFKLKLKKISVSPVRWFGLEHTDVKIEYVPLRLGASKSIILKRRPT; via the coding sequence ATGAATAAGGCAGCAACTATCTGTAAAGAACGGCCCTTAACCTTGGCCGGAATGCTCGTAACCATCGGTGTTGTTTATGGTGATATTGGGACATCCCCCTTATATGTTATGAGGGCGTTAGTTGAAGGAAACGGAGGCTTGGCTTCCCTTACCAATGAGTTTGTATACGGTTCCCTTTCGCTTGTTTTCTGGACAATTACTTTGCTTACAACCATAAAATACGTTCTGATCACACTCAAGGCGGATAATCATGGGGAAGGCGGCATCCTTGCCCTGTATTCACTGATTCGAAAAAGAAAAGCCTGGTTGATTGTTCCGGCAATGATTGGGGCAGCAACCCTTTTGGCAGATGGTATTTTAACACCGGCCGTTACCGTTACCAGCGCTGTGGAAGGATTAAAAGGGATTCCCGCCTATGTGAACAGCTTTGGTTCAAGCCAATCCACCGTGATTATCATTACCATCTTTATTCTTTGTTTTCTGTTTCTGCTCCAACGAACCGGCACTGAGATACTGGGACGATTATTCGGACCTATTATGCTTTTATGGTTTCTCATGCTGGGCATTTTAGGTGCTGCCCATGTTTTGGGAAACCTGGATATCCTGAAATCCCTTTCTCCGCACTATGGAATTCAATTTTTGTTTAGTGACCATAATAAAGCCGGTCTGGCGATTTTAGGCAGCGTATTCCTGGCTACAACCGGAGCCGAAGCTTTGTACTCCGATTTAGGGCATGTAGGACGGAGAAACATCTACGGAACATGGCCTTTTATTAAAGTTGCTTTGCTCTTGAACTATTTTGGCCAAGGGGCTTGGCTGTTACATGCCAAGGGAAATGCAGAGCTGCAGCAAATCATCGGTTTTAATCCGTTTTTTGAACTGATGCCGGGAAATTTCCGCATCGTCGGTGTCCTCTTAGCGACTTTAGCCGCGATCATTGCCTCCCAGGCCTTAATCAGCGGTTCCTTTACACTGGTTTCGGAAGCAATTAAGTTAGATTTACTGCCGAGATTAAAAATCTACTATCCGGCATTGTCCAAAGGCCAAATGTACATCCCCATCGTCAATACCCTTTTAATGCTTTCCTGTATCGGCGTGGTCCTGTTCTTTCAAACATCTGCCCATATGGAGGCTGCTTATGGGTTAGCGATTACGGTTACCATGCTCATGACCACCATCCTGCTGTTCAATTGGCTTATGAAAAAAAAGATATCTCGGTTGCTCTCCCTGCTGGTGGTTATCATTTTTGGGACTTTAGAGACCGCTTTTTTCATTGCGAGCGCTTCGAAATTTTTCCACGGCGGGTTTGTAACTGTCATTATTGCCTTTTTCATTTTAACACTCATGATGTTATGGCATAAAGCCACCATCATTGAGCAAGCCGTGATCAAAGAAGTTTCCCTGGACGATTATATTTTTAAGCTTGAAAAACTTAGAAAAGATGAACACTTTCCCCTCTATGCAACCAACTTGGTTTATTTAACCAGCAAGTCAAAGCCGGGAAAAGTCAACAATGAAATCATCTATTCTATTCTGGATAAGCGCCCCAAAAGAGCGGACGTTTATTGGTTCATCAATGTACAGGTTACCGATGAACCAAGGACCATGGAATACTCCATTGAAAATTTTGGCACGGATTATATTTTTAAAATCCAATTACACTTGGGGTTTAGGGTTGAACAAAGAGTGAGTACCTATTTAAAACAAATTGTTACGGATCTCATGAAATCACACGAAATAAAGAAACAGTTTCAATTTTATTCTTCAAGCGATATTAACCGCCATATCGGGGATTTTTGTTTTGTTTTGGTCCGTGAAGAACTGGCCCATGATACTGCCCTTCCCTTATTTAAACGACTGATCCTCTTATTTAAACTTAAGCTCAAGAAAATTTCAGTTTCCCCTGTTCGTTGGTTTGGTCTTGAGCATACCGACGTTAAAATTGAATATGTTCCCTTGCGTCTGGGGGCAAGCAAGTCAATAATCCTGAAGAGGAGGCCCACCTAA